In the Vanacampus margaritifer isolate UIUO_Vmar chromosome 9, RoL_Vmar_1.0, whole genome shotgun sequence genome, GCAACTACAGAGCAGAGGCGCACAAGCTCGTCCTGTGCGATGTATTCAGGACTCAGGCGGGGGATCGAAATCAGGGCGGCGATCAGCATCCTGCCGATCTCCTCGCTCGCGCCCATAGATCTTTCTACCAAAGTTGCCGTGACGGATCTCTCATTGGCAGGCGGCTCCAGCTCCTGCAGAAGGACGCGCAGAGCCGACTCTACCATCGTCCGCACCAGGGACCAGAGAGCGCGGTTTAACAGTGGGTGGAAAAACAGTTTTTGTGTCACGGTCATCTCGGTGCTGTCCGGCAACGTCAGCAGATCATTAAGCAGATGGCAGAGGAAGGTGTCCGTGTCCCGTTCGGCTTGGGGCCACAGTGCTGACAGGTACCTGTGGAGGCCTTGCAGTGTCACCttttgaaaagacaaaaatgggaaaTAAGCGACTGAATTGTTGCACGTGGTTCATTTAGTGCAGGAAATATTTTGCTTACCTTCCTCCCGAGCAATCGCGAAAGGCGTTGCTCTTCGTGTACTTCCATGTTGACTTCTCTCTGCATCTTGTTCAGGCGTAAGACCCTTGCCATTGTCCAGGCCTGGACACATGTCAAGTAGATTTATGGATATGTTGTTGATTTGACTATCACAGAtaagtttgtttatttaactCATACTGTATTATATAGATTCATCACACATTAAAATTGGGGAGGAATTTGCttctgaattttattttattttttttaatttcatttcatttcatttcaatttttatttcatttcaatttttattttattttattttattttattttattttaatctttatttttatttattttatttttatttattttatttttattctattttattttatttttattttttacaatttattaactcatttactgccattgaccgcTACGGatatcaaaaaatcattttaactatttctattagtttaacatttttttccacttttgtgaacaagagtatgaaaacctagaaaaaaatatattgtacatttagaacagatttagaatttgtgactaatcgtgagtcaactattgaagtcatgcgattaattacaataaaatacatttaatcgccggacgcccctaatttttaataatcttttctttaaaaaaaagattattaaaaaaaaaagtctaggatttcatactcatgttaacaaaagtggggaaaaaatgttaaactaatagaaatagttcaaatgattttttaacgttaataggcgtcaatggcagtaaatgagttaaaattgggGATGAATTGAATTTGCCttctgaattttattttattttttttacaatttattaataGTTTCCAgtgtaaatattcaaatttcttGAGCTTGTGACTTCCTGCTTgcacttagtttttttttacattagacaTTCAATATTGCAACTATTATTCTGTACTCACCACGTAAAGGATATAAAACATTCTGTCATCCACGTTCGTGCGCATATCTTGGTACCTATCAAATATACACAAACAGTTATTTCCACATGCagccaattaaaaaacaacatcatttcTTGACCACTTTGTACTTACTCTCGCTGGAAGCTCCTTCTTTTCAGCAACCACACCTTCATGTCTTTTGGCGAGAGACATGGTGGAACTCGATTTTCCTTGGCCAAAAGTACATATTGCCTCATGAACGCCTTCTGTATTGtatacaaaaaacacaaaatatgctgTTGAGAAGCTACACCAGGACACAATATtatgtatcattttaaaatcCTTTACCTCTGCATTGTACATGCGTTGCTCATGCTCAGACAAAAAGGTCATCTCGACGAGTTCTTCAAGCAGGTTGTAAGCGTCAGCGTTGAAGTAagatcttaaaaatatatatatatattattatatattataatatatattaaaaaaatagattttagaATTGagaacatatactgtactgtgtaTCATGAGAATGCAATATAgcaaacattgtttaaaaaaattataggctCTTATGAGATATAAATACATCATTAAGTTAGCTATTTTTTGACGTTCTTATATTATATTTTCCCCACCCAAAATCATTAAATGTCCATGTTTCTTAAAAGTTTACAAACCTGATCGAGGCTAGAGTCGGTGCTAGAATCCCCATAGTTGAAGTCATGAGAGCTCCGTGCGTTTCTGCTGGTCTTTGAATTGTTTGAGTTTGTAAGCAGTGTgaagttctttttttgtccaCTCTCTCTATTTGTACCTGCGAAGTCTCTTTCATCACTTTGATCTTCATTTTGCTCTTTCATCGTCAATCACTGTCCACGTGACGTCACTGAGACGCTACTTGTCCATTCGACAATACAACTGAAGATGTTTTAAGTTTTCAAGTTAGATCAAACATAATTCCAACGATTTCTTGAACGGGTTATCCTGAATCATTTTCCGTTGCTATAGAAAAGGAAAAAGTATTGTATTTTGCCATATCGTTAGCTTAACATGACGCTAGCGTTGCATCAAAAGTGAAATACTGTAACTCATTTAGATCAAAACTTATTGGAACAGAATTCACATTAAACTTGTCTGAcagtattacaattttaaacccTGTGTGCCTAGTTGTAAAAGAATACACGTTACGTGCGTGGTTCCATCTTTTCCTTTCTTGTAAGTTACCGTTAGCGCTAAACGCTGAGTTCCGTGCATGCCCTTTCAAAATTATAGCTTACATGCTTAAAACAGGAAGTCAAATTTCCTCCTCGCTGGAGTGAATGTCGAAGGGCATAACAATTCTGACATACCACCCTGGGAACTTTAAATGTCTacaatgtcctctttttttgtaacACAAAATGTCACCACAATGATCTATGAAGATGGCAATAGCCAATGTTTAGATTTCATTCAGGTACCAATAAATTATCTAcgtttatttaacttttgtccGCACCAACCataacgatttttttttaaagcaagtttgACTTCAAACCATCGTGTCATCAACCCACTATTGTATATAGTTGCATTAAGTTAAAAGTTGGTCTTTATTTGCTTTGTCATCATAAGTGTGTCGTGAAGTGTTGGATGGAAGAGCAGATTGAAGGTTAGCTTAAATTGGGAAGACAGCTTTTGAATGAACGTACTTGTGTGTGAATGTCATCACTTGTGGCAATAAAGCGACAGAAGAGCATCAGCAACCGTGTTGTCCTTTTACCACATATGAGGGTGTTacaatatgtttgtttattgcCTGTTTTCTAACCAGACATACAATAAGatgatttttaaatatgtcaGTGACTGAATTATGCTCTAATTCTGGCATGATTTAACAGTTGTGTTTCCACCAAAGCCAGTTATTCAAGGACATGTCATTCAATGCCCTCAGTTAAACTTGTAGTACCATAGCAGACCACCTGCATGTTTCTGTGAGTATGTTCGGTGTGCCGGTGCTGTTATTATAGAGCACGTGCCTGACGtcttttaaatttattaccTGCACTGCGTTTCAGTTGCGGCTCAGCAGCACAGTCACTTGATGCAACGAACGATGCATTACCCTGTACAGTAGTCGTGTTACATGCTAAGTGGCCACATAATAAGGTACACCTTGCAAGAATCGAAACGCTCAGAATCGAAGCTGTTAATGGAACAAAACAATTATAGCTTCGACGTTGTGCTTGTTATTTACATGGCAAAGTCGGGGTCACTCCCCTCAAGCTGCATCCCGCTTTAATGGCCAATCATTTAAAACTGTAAAAGCCCGTTTGCTTCCTCAGCAGGTTTCCCTCCTTCCTCTCTCTCAAGCATATTCTTTACTTTTTTGCATCCTCTGCAtagccctcctcctcctcctctgtctTCAATCATCCCCTCCGTCTCATTTATGCCTTATCCCTCCCTTATCGCTATGCTCCACAAATCACTCCCTCCACTACCATCACTCTCCGGCTAGTTATCCCATCGCAACACCCCCTGTTGAATCTTTTTGAATGTTCCATCAGAGGAGGATGTTTTTCCAATGTTGGTGTTCATTCTACAAAATGATCTAAAATATCTTAATAGGGGATCATTTTGCCGAGACACATATTGCTCTATTTTGATGACTGGCATATAAATACTGCGTGCACATCGCACAACTCTGCGCTGAGGCAGGTTTAGCCCCGTTGTTGGTAAAAGGCCAGCGGATCTGACGAAGGAGGGCTGCGCCGCTGAAAGCGAGGTCGCAGCTGACTTCAATCATGgccaataaaaatgtgtgaattgcgaataataaaataaaaaaaatatttgtaaaataaacaatttggcaaatcaTAACTGCAATTAAGAACCACCAATCTCTAAActtaacatgtttgttttaataGCCTATGGGAGAAAAATATTGATGTGCTTGGATGTCATGTACATGCATACAATCTGCAACATGATGTGTCCCAGGACACACATATTTCACTTTGCATGCAGTTCTCATATCTTCACATTTCATTTAACAgcaaacggcaaaaaaaaaagaagaaaaaaaaaacggcaattGTGCTTGCAAACGTCCGTCTGGTTGGCCTCTCAGAGGAAGTCTTTGGCCAGAGCTTCTCCAAAGTTGGGCGCGGCCATGAGAATGGCGATGGTGCAGATGATGTTGAAGACGCTGAATCCGACCAGACAAAGGCGGTCGATGACGGCCGCGGCGAACTGCCACTGCTCGGCCAGGCTGAGCTGCCGGTCCTGCTCGCGAACCCGTTCCACCAAGAACTGCACTTCCGTGAGAAGCGCCTGAAGCTGGTTGTCCACTGCCCTGTTTCCACTGAGACCACCGTGGGTGTTTGAGGTGGCATCCCTCCCTGAGCCCGTCCCAGTTTCTAACCCACATGGCCCCGGAGACGCGGCGGTTGACTCAAGGTTCGGCGACAATGCCGTTTCCTGGGATTTGCCGGATGAAACATGTTGATGACTCGGCATATCTCCGCCTCCGTCTGATCCTTCTCCATC is a window encoding:
- the LOC144058030 gene encoding uncharacterized protein LOC144058030 isoform X2; protein product: MTSTMGILAPTLASIRSYFNADAYNLLEELVEMTFLSEHEQRMYNAEKAFMRQYVLLAKENRVPPCLSPKDMKVWLLKRRSFQREYQDMRTNVDDRMFYILYVAWTMARVLRLNKMQREVNMEVHEEQRLSRLLGRKVTLQGLHRYLSALWPQAERDTDTFLCHLLNDLLTLPDSTEMTVTQKLFFHPLLNRALWSLVRTMVESALRVLLQELEPPANERSVTATLVERSMGASEEIGRMLIAALISIPRLSPEYIAQDELVRLCSVVALKITQSLFQKFVECFANFPLMDSDDTSVTARDSVVSAIVQMVYTASHENPCSSAAVAHSRGN
- the LOC144058030 gene encoding uncharacterized protein LOC144058030 isoform X1, encoding MKIKVMKETSQVQIERVDKKRTSHCLQTQTIQRPAETHGALMTSTMGILAPTLASIRSYFNADAYNLLEELVEMTFLSEHEQRMYNAEKAFMRQYVLLAKENRVPPCLSPKDMKVWLLKRRSFQREYQDMRTNVDDRMFYILYVAWTMARVLRLNKMQREVNMEVHEEQRLSRLLGRKVTLQGLHRYLSALWPQAERDTDTFLCHLLNDLLTLPDSTEMTVTQKLFFHPLLNRALWSLVRTMVESALRVLLQELEPPANERSVTATLVERSMGASEEIGRMLIAALISIPRLSPEYIAQDELVRLCSVVALKITQSLFQKFVECFANFPLMDSDDTSVTARDSVVSAIVQMVYTASHENPCSSAAVAHSRGN